The proteins below come from a single Geothermobacter hydrogeniphilus genomic window:
- a CDS encoding helix-turn-helix transcriptional regulator: MKELETKPIFVRRNRIKELTGLSPSTVWRLEQQGQFPKRRKIGPGCTGWLYEEVLEFLRGSEKVS, encoded by the coding sequence ATGAAAGAGTTAGAAACCAAGCCCATCTTCGTGCGTCGTAACCGGATAAAGGAGTTGACTGGACTCTCTCCCTCGACGGTCTGGCGGCTTGAGCAGCAGGGTCAGTTCCCCAAGCGTCGGAAGATTGGGCCGGGCTGCACCGGCTGGTTGTATGAAGAAGTCCTCGAATTCCTGCGGGGTAGTGAGAAGGTCTCTTGA